In the Helicobacter typhlonius genome, one interval contains:
- a CDS encoding DUF7149 domain-containing protein, which translates to MRETICKGLIFEPLTLKEFLASCNKDYLESSLSNSQKSDFKQKVAQYLESYEQNKGHNESAIVANALAPFLKELGFHAQPAYKQQGNSEIDLSLLKDSKVEIIIEAKKQPINAKEMFSPNKPNCKALHECILYYFREHEGDSQTLIPNVNLRFIIITDFTQFYIFSAREFERHFYKNKAISNLYKTHKEKGLIDNSKDFYTEIQKILVKQLNGGGGGRREFSRRFCA; encoded by the coding sequence ATGCGCGAGACTATTTGCAAAGGGCTTATTTTTGAACCTCTCACATTAAAAGAATTTCTTGCTTCTTGCAACAAAGACTACTTAGAATCTAGCCTAAGCAATTCACAAAAAAGTGATTTCAAGCAAAAAGTAGCGCAATATTTGGAATCCTACGAGCAGAACAAAGGACACAATGAAAGTGCTATCGTAGCAAACGCCCTTGCGCCTTTTTTAAAAGAGTTAGGATTCCACGCTCAACCAGCCTACAAACAGCAAGGCAATAGCGAAATTGACTTGAGCTTGCTTAAGGATTCTAAAGTTGAAATCATCATTGAAGCCAAGAAGCAGCCAATCAATGCAAAAGAAATGTTTAGCCCAAACAAGCCAAATTGCAAAGCATTGCACGAGTGCATTTTGTATTATTTTCGTGAGCACGAGGGGGATAGTCAAACCCTAATCCCAAATGTAAATCTTAGATTCATCATCATCACAGATTTTACACAATTTTATATTTTTAGTGCAAGAGAGTTTGAGCGGCATTTTTATAAAAACAAGGCAATTTCAAATCTCTATAAAACGCACAAAGAAAAAGGCTTGATTGATAATTCAAAAGATTTTTACACCGAAATCCAAAAGATTCTAGTTAAGCAATTAAATGGGGGGGGGGGGGGCAGAAGAGAATTTAGTAGAAGATTCTGCGCTTAG